Proteins from a genomic interval of Capsicum annuum cultivar UCD-10X-F1 chromosome 4, UCD10Xv1.1, whole genome shotgun sequence:
- the LOC107867502 gene encoding probable protein phosphatase 2C 9, translated as MVKLGCFGGQCGGGEFSSSTGRGRSHMGNIKYGFNLVKGKADHPMEDYHVAKFVQIEEHELGLFAIYDGHLGHEVPSYLQKHLLAKILKEEEFWVDPRQAITKGYEKIDQAILANSSNLGRGGSTAVTAILINGQRLWVANVGDSRAVLSRGGQAIQMTIDHEPNTERSSIEDRGGFVSNLPGDVARVNGQLAVSRAFGDKSLKSHLRSDPDILDMLIDVNCDVLILASDGLWKVMSNQEAVDIARGFKDPQKAAKQLTVEALNRNSKDDISCVVVRFR; from the exons ATGGTGAAACTGGGCTGTTTCGGTGGTCAG TGCGGAGGTGGAGAGTTTTCTTCTAGCACTGGTAGAGGAAGAAGCCACATGGGTAATATTAAGTATGGTTTTAACCTAGTGAAGGGGAAGGCTGATCATCCGATGGAAGATTACCATGTCGCGAAATTTGTACAGATAGAAGAACATGAGCTTGGCTTATTTGCTATTTATGATGGTCATTTGGGGCATGAGGTTCCCTCTTATCTCCAAAAACATCTGCTTGCCAAGATTCTGAAGGAG GAGGAGTTTTGGGTAGATCCCCGGCAGGCAATCACAAAAGGCTACGAAAAAATTGACCAGGCTATACTTGCAAATAGCTCTAATTTGGGTCGAGGTGGGTCCACTGCTGTCACTGCCATACTGATAAATGGCCAAAGATTGTGGGTAGCCAATGTGGGAGATTCACGAGCTGTTCTGTCTCGGGGTGGTCAAGCTATTCAGATGACAATAGACCACGAGCCAAATACAGAACGAAGCAGCATTGAGGACCGAGGAGGTTTTGTCTCAAATCTGCCAG GGGATGTTGCAAGGGTGAACGGGCAGCTAGCTGTTTCTCGTGCTTTTGGAGATAAGAGTCTTAAATCACATTTACGATCAGATCCCGACATTCTTGATATGCTGATTGATGTAAATTGTGATGTCCTCATCCTCGCAAGTGATGGTCTctggaag GTGATGTCTAATCAAGAGGCAGTTGATATAGCTAGAGGATTTAAAGATCCCCAGAAAGCAGCAAAGCAATTAACAGTTGAAGCGTTGAACAGAAACAGCAAAGATGACATATCTTGTGTCGTCGTCAGATTTAGGTGA